A stretch of DNA from Roseovarius sp. W115:
TGGTGGTGTAACGGCAAACGTCATTTCTTTTTTTACGCCACGTATCAAGCAGATGTGGAGGAGTGTTTGACCTTTTGGGTGCAGTCCGCGAACATCTGCCGAAATGGAACGAACATGAGAGATTTTTGCCAAATGTCGGCATCGGACACATCGGTTTTTGAAATCTCTCCTGTGCGCAGTCGTCAGGATCGTCAGGCATTTTTGGATCTTCCCTATCGGGCCTATCGTGCAGATCCCAATTGGCGCGCGCCGCTGAGGATGATGCAGGCGGACCAGATTTCGCCAGCCAAGAACGTGGCCCTGTCTACAATGGACTATGAGTTGTTTCTGGCACGTAGAAACGGGAACGTAATCGGGCGGATCGCCGCGATTGTTAATCGGACCTACATTGCCCGGTACCAAAATCAAACGGGGCATTTTGGATTTCTCGACACGCTGGAGCCCGAGCCGGATCTCGTGGGGGCACTTCTGAAGACAGCCGAGCAGCATCTGAAGGCCAGTGGAATGCAACGCATGCTTGGGCCGTTCAATTTTTCGATCAACGAAGAATGCGGTCTGCTTGTTGATGGGTTCGATACGCCACCGATGATTTTGATGCCGCATGGTCGGCCCGAATATGCGTCGGCTTGTGAGGCTGCGGGTCTGACCAAAGCCAAAGACACAATCGCGTATCATTTCCGGTTCCCGCCCGACCATGTAACGCCCCCAAAAATTGCGCGGGTTAGGCAGGCTGTCGAAAGAGAACCCGACCTGCGTATAAGGCCTTTGAACATGAAGCGTTTCAAAAGCGAGATGGCGATTATTCTGGATATGTTCAACGATGCGTGGTCACAGAACTGGGAGTTTCTGCCGTTCAGTGAAGACCAAATCAATCATATGGCCGCAGAACTTCGTCCCTTGGTCACAGAGAACTCAATTCAAATCGCGGAGTACAAAGGCAAACCCATAGCTTTTGCGGTTTTTCTACCAGATCTCAATGAACTTGCGCACGGTCTGAACGGGCGTCTTCTGCCATTTGGTTGGGCTCAGCTTCTGTATCGATTGAAAATCCGCGGACCGCGGCGCGCCCGTCTTCCGCTGGCAGGCCTCAGGCGCGCGCATCACAAAACCAAGCTGGGTTTTCTGGCGGCAGTGGGCAGTTTTGAAGCCGCGATCGCAGCCCAGCACGCGCAAGGTGTGGAAGAGATCGAAGCCAGCTGGGTTCTTGAAGATAACGACGATCTGATTGCCATGTGCCGGACCTACGGCTTGCAGCCGTACAAAACCTATCGGATTTACGAAAAGGTCTTTGGATGACCAACAGCAAACCGACGGCGATAGGGGCCTTGGTGCTGGCTGGTGCGCGGCATGCGGGCGATCCGCTTTGTGCGCAGGAAGGCGTGGCCAGCAAAGCGGTCCTCGATATTGGCGGCAAGCCCATGATCATCCATGTGCTTGACGCGCTTAACATGGCGAATATCGAAGGCGATACGTGGGTCTTGGGGGCGATCAAACAACGCTTGCTCCAGCTCTTTCAGGCCATGATGTGACCCATCTGGAGGCCAGCGGCGCCGGTCCGGCCGCCAGCCTGTGCGCTGCGCTTGCCGGGCCCGTCGGTCCGCCGTTGCTTGTGACAACAGCTGATCATCCGCTTCTGAGTGCGGAAATCATCACCCATTTCGTAACTGCGGCGCAGAGTTCAGGGGCCGACCTTTGTGTTGGCTTCGCGCGGCGTGGTGTGATCGAGACCAAGTTCCCGGACACACGTCGCACGTATTTGCCGATTGGGGCGCGTGATCTGTCCAGCTGCAATCTGTTCTATGTCGCCAACCCGACCGCCAAACGTGTCCTCGATCTTTGGCAAACGGTGGAGTCCGAGCGCAAGCATCCCTGGCGCATGGCCAGACGTCTTGGTCTTTGGTTCCTTTTGCGGCTCTTTTTGATGCGGCGCTCCGAGGCGCAGGTCTTCTCGCTGCTGTCCAAACGTTTGGGCGCATATGTCCAACCTGTTATCCTACCGTTCGCTGACGCCGCGGTGGATGTCGACACGCCGGACGACCTGACGCTGATGCGTGGAATTTTCGAGGGTCGACGGTAAATGCTACCAACTCTTGAAGTTTTCTGATTATAGCTCTCGCAACGGTTCGGAGAGCGTCGTGGTTGAAACTCAGCAACAAAGATCGGCCGGGGAAGAAAAGCCGCCAGAGCTTGTCAGCCCCGTACGCAGAGCGCTCAAGAATGCAGGATGGCTTTTGGCGGGCAAAGGATTGGGCGGTGTGTTCAGCCTCATCTATATGGGCCTCGTCGCGCGCAGTCTTGGTATTGAGCAGTTCGGTATTTTCGCGCTTATTTTGTCTTATATTCAGGCTATTGCGGCATTGGCAAAATTTGAATCCTGGCAAACCGTCATTCGCTACGGCGCGCAACATCTCGAACAACAGGAACCCCAAAAGCTGCGGCGCATCATGAATTTCAGTACCGCACTTGATTTAGGGTCTGCGCTGGTTGGCACCGCGATTGGGGTGGCCGGTGTCTATATCATTGGGCCGCAACTTGGCTGGAATGAGGGGGATCAAACCATTGCGGCATACGCCTGTGTTTTCCTGCTTTTCAACATCCGGGGCACACCTTTAGGCATATTGAGGCTGTTTGACCGGTTTGACATCGCTGCTTTTGCAGAGGCTGTGTTGCCAAGCGTTCGTCTGGTTGGGGCGTTAATCGCCTGGGCCATTGGCGCATCGGTCTTTTCGTATCTTCTTGTGTGGGTCATCGCCGAACTGGTCACCGCCGTGGCGCTTTGGTGGAGTGCCCTGCGCGAACTGCGTGCGAAAAACGAAGAGGTTTTCAAGGCATCAGTCTTTGACGTCGTAGGCGTTCGCGCTGAGAATCCCGGGGTTTGGAAATTTGCCTGGACAACCAATCTCGATTTTTCCCTCAAACAAGTGTGGAAACATTTGCCGGTTCTCGCCGTGGGATGGTGGGTTGACGCTGTGGCGGCAGGCGGCTTTCGGATCGCAACCAATCTGGTGAATGCTGTGGGCAAACCCTCAACCCTGCTGTCCTGGGCAATTTTTCCCGAACTGGCAAAGCTCAAAGTAACGGAACCTGGCCAGATCGGTATGGTTGTGCGCAAAACAAGTATTGCCTCTGCCCTCGTCGGCGTTGTCGCGCTTTTGCTGACCATCCTGTTTGGAAAACAGGCCCTTTGGGCGCTGGGTGGGGATGGTTACGATTTTGCTTACCCGGTTCTGATCATATTGGCCGTAGCGACGGTGATCGAGCTTTGCGGGATGACACTTGAATCTGCCATCGTCGCGCTCGGATTCCCGGAGGCGATGTTGACTATCCGCTCAATTATTGCCGCGACCTATGCAGGTCTGCTGGCCACGATGGTGCCCGCATTTGGCATTTTTGGTGCGGGGTTCACCGCAATAATTGCATCTGCTCTTTTGCTGGTTTTGATCCTGTTCAAGTTTCGCGCTATAGCACGCTCAGTCACGTAAAGTTTAACCTGCCACTCCGATATGGATTCTTCGCTGGTTTTTGGCAGTAATATCCAATTACAGGCTTTGGGCTTTTTAGAAGGCGCATTGCATAAAGTGTGTCGGTCAGCCAAAGAAGGTTGCGCCGAGCAGGTAAAAACAGCATTGAGAAGATTGGATATGTGGGGTCCCGCATGAACGCAGAACAGCCGATTAAGCCCGAGGGGTTGAATAAGACCAAACGCAAAGTCGTAAAGCGTCTGGGAAAACGCATCATGCGTTGGGTCGCCGACTTCCAATCGCGTCAAAGCTTGGTGCCGGACACTCCGTTTATCGATCCTGCACTTTTTCCGTTTTTGCAGGAATTTGAAGAGCAGTCAGATGCCATTCTCACCGAGCTGCGGGGGATACTCGAACATCGCGAGGCGATTCCGGGATTTGAGCAGGTGTCGCCTGATCAGTATCGGATTGCGGTGGCCAAACAGTGGAAGACATTTGTTCTTTACGGGTTCGGAGAGGCGCTTCCCAAAAATTGCAAATCCGCGCCAGTCACCGCAGAGCTTTTGGGGCGAACACCAAACATTCAGACCGCATGGTTCTCGATTTTGGCACCCGGTTATCACATCCCCGCGCATACCGGCGTCACCAAGGGCATCGTGCGGGCGCATTTGGGGCTGATCATCCCTCAGGAGCGCGAGAAATGCCGTATTCGCGTTGATCAGGAATACCGCGCTTGGGAAAAAGGCAAGATTATTGTGCTCGATGATACCTACGAGCATGAGGTCTGGAACGACACAGACGAAGAACGGGTTGTTCTGCTTTTCGACTTTGATCGTCCCATGAAGTGGCGCGCCAGAGTTTTGAACAAGCTTCTGATGCGGGCGTTGAAAATGACTGCCTTCTACCAGGAGCCCCGCAAAAACCTGGCTGATTTTGAGTCTCGCTTCGAGGCCGCAACGCAACGCGCCGATAAAACCCTTGAGAGCTTGAGCGACTAGGGAGTCGGACCGTTCAGTCGGTACTTCGAACGGCTGAATTTATGTTCAACGGCAGCGGTGCGAGCAGAGATGACTTTGACCCCTCGCGCGGCTTTTGGTCAATGGCTGGGCTTACAAGGCTCACTGCTGAGATCTATGGCAAACAGTCGGTCAGTTGATGACGAATGGCTGCCGCAAACATTTCCTTGGGCAGGCTGTTTGCAAACAGCCAAGTCGCACTGTTCCAATTATACTGATGCGCCTCGTGACCCGAGCCGTGGGAAGTTAAATGTCATTTGGTTGCAACAGAGGCTGGGGTGACGAGAGCCGTTCGGATCATGTCGTCAGAAATAGATTCTATGCGTCGTGTATTTCAGCACCTATTTTAATGTAATGGATCACTTGGCCAAGCTTACCAACTGGATGATGAATGAAGGTCGCCGCTCGGGCGACCCCATCAAAGTCGTGTCGCATTTTTGCTCCTCGCTGATCGACGCCGGTGTGCCGCTTTGGCGCGCCAATATTGGTCAGCGGTTTGCCAATCCCTTGCTGATTGCCTGGGGTGTGGTTTGGAAACCCGAAGAGACTGAAGTCTATGACGTCATGCATGAAGTCACGCTGACCGACAGCTACGTCGGCAGCTCGTTTGAGTACATCATGGAGCACAAAAGGCCGCTGCACAAAAGCCTGCGCCAGCTTGATACTGAGAGCGACCATATCTCGTATCTGGAGTTTGCCGAGATGGGCGGCACAGACTACTACGCCACCTTGCTTTACTATGGCGACGGATCGCTGCATGGCTGCACGTTTGTGACACGGGATCGCGATGGGTTCCTGCCGCAGCCCTGGAGATGATCGAAGCGGCGTTACCGGCGCTGTCCTGTGCTATGGAACCCATTACCATGCGCAAATCATCCAAAGGCCTCTTGCGTACATATCTCGGGGATGGGCCGTCTGAGGCCGTTTGGAACGGCACGATCAAACGCGGTGAGCGCACGACCATCGAGGCGGTTGTCATGTTCTGCGACCTACGCGGCTTCACCGCGATGTCCGATAGCTCGTCTCAAGAGCAGGTTTTCGAGGCATTGAACGGGTACTTTGATCTTGTTGTGCAGTCGGTCGAGGAAAATGGTGGCGATGTCCTTAAATTCATAGGCGATGGCATACTGTCGATTTTCCCGATTTCAGACCCAGCGGATCGCGCCAAACAATGTCGAAACGCGGCGCGTGCGGCGCAAGATGCGATGGCCGGACTGGCGGCTCTCAACCTCAATCGAAACGAGGCAGGCCAGCCGTCTTTAGATTTCGGTGTTGGGATCGACGCGGGACGGGTCAGTTACGGCAACATTGGTAGTCCCGGCAGGCTGGATTTTACGGTGCTTGGCGGCGCGGTGAACATCGCAAGTCGTATCGAGGGGCTGACCAAGACCACCGGCAGCCGGATTTTGGCAACAACCGTTGTGGCGGCTGCCACGCCTGATTTGTTTTCCTCGTGTGGTCCCTTCGAAATACGTGGACTGGCGGATCCAATAGAGTTGTTCACGCCTATCGAGCCGTCAAATTAAGTAAAGACGGAGGGTCTGGACAGCGAAGTAAAGGACTGTGAAGTCTGTGGGCATTGGGTGTGAATGCTCTAGGCTCAGCTCTTCAAGAGCGTTATGTTGCAGTATGGGCAATGTAATGACCGAATTCTCGTTCTACGACGGTTTACCCAAATTCACCGATTTCGCCGACATGTCCGACGAGGGGCATTATTCCTCATTGCCCGACGACTGGTGGATCGGAACGTCCGACGTCAAGGGTTCAACCGAAGCCGTCCAAAACGGAAAATACAAAACGGTGAACATGGTCGGGGCCGCTGTGATTTCGGCCCAAATCAATGTGCATAGCGGGGCTTGTTTCCCGTATATTTTCGGCGGTGATGGCGCAAGCTTTGCTGTCCCGCCTTCTTGGAAGGACCGCGCGAGCGATGCATTGGCTGCGGTGAAGCTCTGGGCGCAGGAAGAATTTGAAATGCACCTGCGCGTCGGCATGGTGCCCGTTTCACACATTCGCGCAGCGGGGTTTGATGTAAAGGTCGCCCGGTTCCAAGCCTCAGAAGGCGTCGACTACGCGATGTTTACCGGCGGTGGGCTCAACTGGGCGGAAACGCAAATGAAAGCGGGCAAGCATTCTGTTCCAGAGGCAAATGAGGGGGCGCAGCCAGATTTAACCGGGTTGTCTTGCCGGTGGAGCCACATGCCCAGCAAAAACGGTGTCATCCTGTCAATGATCGTGATGCCACATGATGATGTGCCTTGGCCCACATTCACCGAATTCGTTTCGCGCGTGCTTGACCGGACAAATCGCCTGGAGTCCTTTGGCCACCCCTCCGCAAAGGAAGGTCCGGGCGTTTCGTGGCCTCCCGCCGGTGCCACGCTTGAGGCGCATGCACAGCGCGGGACAGGATCGCTTGGCAAAGCGCGTCGGAAGGCGTTGTTTGAGAGTTTTGTCGCGTGGGTGCTCATCAAAACCGGCCTCAAGGTTGGAGGCTTTGATGCCCGCAGGTATCGTCGCATCGTTGGGGAAAATGCTGATTTTCGAAAATTCGAGGACGGGCTCAAAATGACGCTGGATTGCGACACTGAGACCGAAGCGGATTTGCGGTCTTTGCTCGAAGAAGCTGCGAAAGATGGGATTATCCATTTTGGCCTACATACTCAGTCCGAGGCCATGCTGACTTGCATTGTGCCCTCTATCATGGAGGACAATCATGTTCATTTCGTTGATGGGGCCTCTGGTGGGTACACCGCAGCTTCCCGGTTTTTGAAAGTCTGACGTGATGCGAGTGAAGACCTCACATCTGTTCACATTGAAGCAGGCAGGTCCGGTTGAACGTTTGGTCTGGTTGATAAGACCACAGCTTATGCCTAAACTGACTCAGGGCCTTTCAGCGATTTTGGGGATGCAATAATGTTCAATCCCGCCGCAGTGGTGACCGCTGCTTTTGGCGATCATCTTGCTGAAACGTACCTGCAAGCCTTTCCGGAACAAAAGCCACACTTCGCGGATTTCTTAAATGACGTGGCGCGCGAGAGCCTGGGCCGTATTGGTGCCAGCGATGCACCCTATCACAACGCAGAGCACACGATGCTGGTCACGCTGACAGGTCAGCAGATCATCCTTGGCAAGCAGAAAACGAGCGCCGTGCTCCCGGAAGATTGGCTCCACTACATCGTGGCGCTTTTGCTCCATGATATTGGTTTCACGCGTGGCCTATGTGAGGGTGATACGCCCCAAGAGGTGGTGATCAACGATGCAGGAGAGCAGATTTGCCCGCCGCGCGGTGCCACGGATGCGTCCCTTGCGCCCTACCACGTGGACCGCGGCAAGATCTATGCCCGTCACCGTTTTGCAGATCATGATTTCGTAGACGCAGAGCGTATCGCACAGGCGGTCGAATACACGCGTTTCCCGGTGCCGGATGATCCAGCTTATCAGTGCTTTGACAGCGAACCGGCGCTGGTGCGGGCCGCGGACCTCATTGGTCAAATTGCTGATCCTCGCTATTTTTCCAAAGTAAGCGCGCTGTATCAAGAATTCCTGGAAACCGGTTTTGCGCATGAGCTTGGTTTCAACTCCCCCATGGATTTGGTCGAGCATTTTCCAAGCTTTTTCCATGAACAGGTAGAGCCACTCATTGGCCCGGCGCTTGAGCATTTGCAGCAAACGAAGGACGGCAGAGGGTTGATTGAACAACTCCACAGCCATGTGTCCCAAGCCTCAGGCGGAGAAAACACACCCGGACCGTTCTCTGGCCCGTAAGGCGCACCGGATCACGATGCCGCCTGGCTTTGCATCAGCTACGCCTCTTGCGTTTGTGCGGCGTTGGCCACGAGCCGTTTGGTGACGAGGCGCATCACGGACATGGCAAATTTAGGGTCTTCATACTGCAACCGCGTAAAGCGTTTCTCATTGACTTCGTAGACAACCGTATCCTCTACGCACCGCACCGTCGCCATGCGCTCAGCACTGCTGTTGAAGAACGCCATTTCGCCAAAGATATTGCCCGCAGGGACAGTCACATTCTGCCCTTCGATTTCGACGAGCCCCTCGGCCAGGTAATACATGCAGTCAACCGCATCACCCTTTTCGAAAAGGACATCACCCGCCTCGATGTCCCGTCTTTTGCCATAGGCCATAGCCGCGGAGAAATCAGCTTCGGACTCGTCCGTCATATGCGTCACCAGTCTGCGAAGTGCGATGAGTTCATAGAGCCGATAGGCGTTGATGGCGAGCAGGATGACCTCAATCGCCAGAAGCGGCCAGATCTGAAACACTGCGCTATAGATGATGAAGCAGACCGACGACAAAATCACGAGGACACGCAGCCAGATCATCGAATTCATCGAAAACGTCGCCAACTTGAAGGCAACTGCGAGCCAGCCAACGGCTTCAATGATATGGTGTGTGGTGATGGATTCCATTGGCTTATTCTCCTAAGGCGCCAGCTGAACCAAAATCAGATCAGGGATTTGGCAAATCGCTCAGGTCTTGTTGCCGCGTCCCTGCAAAATTGTACAGTTTTTGTCGGCGTCAGCGTCATTTGCCGTCCATATGTTTCTGGAGGGTATGGGCAATGAGGCTGCCATGACCAAAAAGCGCGCTGTGGCTGCGATGGCGCATGTTTTCCTGCGGCGGATTCTTGATCAGCCGCCAGCCCAACACAATCGCGATTGAGGCAAAAATGACGCTGCCAAGCGCCTGTCCGATCAAAACGCCCTGCGCCCCCATCAAGACGCCACCGGCGACGACAAACGGCCATGTGCCCAGGGTGTTCTGCCCCCAATTCAACCAGGTCGAATAAGACGGGCGACCCAGCGTATTGAACGACGCACTCGCCACAAAGACGGCGCCACTGAAGAACGACGAGAGCGCAATGGGAAAGCAGTAGAGGAAAATTAACTCCCTTGTCAGGTTCGCGGCATTGAAAAGATCAGCAACCGGACCCCGGAAGGCCAACAAAATCATGGTCACACAGACCACATAGATCGCAACAAACTTGATGGCATCGAGATAGGCGCGTCTGACCCGGTCCACATGGCCGGCCCCGAAATTCTGTCCGATGATTGGCCCGATGGCGCCCGACAGAGCCCAAATGACCGAGAAGGCCACTGGCGTCATTCTCCCGATCACGGCCATCCCGGCCACGGCCTCAGACCCGAATTTCGACATTTCGCGTGTCACGATCGCCGTGCCAATGGGTGTTGCCACACTGGCCAGCACGGCCCGGCTGGCGAAATGTGTCACCGTCTGAAGATCACGCCAGAGCAAGCGCAAGTTAGGGCGGACAAACGCATTGTGTTTGCGCAACGCGGGATAAAGGGCAAGGCCCAGCGTGACGAACCGCGCTGCGACTGTGGCCCATGCTGCGCCCGGCAGACCCATGCCAAGCGCGAAGATGAAAATCGGATCAAGCACCGCATTGGTCAGCGCCCCGAAAAGGGATGGGTACATCGCCAACCGATGCTCACCGTAGCATCTGAGCGATGCGACCGTGACCATCGACAGGCCTGATACCCAAGTGAATGGCACAACAATCCAAAGATAGGTTGCCGCCAGCTCAGCCACCTCACCCGTGGCCCCGAGAAGGCCCACGAAAAATTCGACATTAATCAATAAAATCAGAGGAATGGCAATCCCGGTCAGCATAACAAGCATCGCGGTGCTTGTGGCGTATTCGCGGGCCTCCAGCTCATCCTCCTCGCCGATCGAGCGTGACACCAAAACGCCCGCCGCAACCGACAGGCCAATATTGATTGCGCTGGTAAAGAACATCAAAGCGCTGGCATAGCCCGCCGCAGCGGCCATCTCCTCGTGCCCGAGCATCGAGATGAAAATCAGGTCAATCAGATCGACCGCATAGATCGCCATCAGGCCAATGCTGGCCGTGAAAGAGGAAACCGTAACGTGCCGCATGACACTGCCGGTCGTAAATTTCGCGTTGCTCCCGGTCGTCATCTGAGGTCCCTCATAGTTGGGCCGATCTCCACATCAAAAGCACTGCCAGGGCGCATAAATTCCCCGTTATATGCGACCAGTGTATAAAGGATATACGCAAGCTGGTAGCTTTGAGTTTCACAGGCCCCAAGCCAATGGGCCTTTCAACTGCGCCTTAGCTGTGATTGGAAAAAATCTGTATGTGTCATTGCCGATCTCGGAGCGAGGGCAGCGCTTTATCGATAAACCCGTGTCGTTCTGATGAGGTCGGCCCATAAATTGCCTTGCCCGGTGAGGTGGTTTGGACCTTAAGCACGCCTTTTGGAACCATGTTATGGCTGTATTGGAGGATGATAGCCCTCAAAAAGTGAATGACTAAAATGGTTTGGGAAGGTTTGGCAGCCCGTAGGGGAATCGAACCCCTCTTTCCAGGTTGAAAACCTGGCGTCCTAACCGATAGACGAACGGGCCATGCCTTGGCGTGAGGCGTTTCCTAGGGAAAACCGGGCCGTTGCGCAAGAGGGATTCGCAAAAAACCGTGGTTTTCCTAGCTTTGAAAAACAGACGTGTGGCTTACTCTGCCTCATCCATCCTGGACGCGTTCAGTTGGGCGTAATTTTCGGGGCCGATTTTGTCGAGAAGGTCGAGCTGAGTTTCAAGGAAATCAATGTGGCCTTCTTCGTCTCGTAAAAGACCATCAAAGAGATCCTTTGACACGTGATCCCCAACCTTGTCGCAATGTTCTCGGGCTTCTTTATAAAGCGCTCGGGCCTCGTGTTCCGCCGCCAGATCACACTCGAGGGTTTCTTTGGGGGTTTGACCGATGCGCAGGGCGTCCAGTTTTTGCAGATTGGGGTGACCTTCGAGAAAGATGATGCGCTCCATTAGTTTATCGGCGTGATGCATCTCCTCGATGCTTTCCTCGCGACTCTTTTTGGCCATATGGCCGAGGCCCCAGTCCTCCTGCAGTTTGTAGTGCAGCCAATATTGGCTGATCGCGGTCAATTCGCTGCGCAGGGCCGCGTTCAAATAGTCGATAACTTTACTGTCGCCTTGCATTCTCTTTTTTCCTGTGTTGATCCGCATCTTATGTTGCGGAGTTCCATGGGTACTTCCAGATTGGGGTTGCTGCGCATCGTCGCCAGAAAAAGCGACATGCATCCGCCGCAATCCGCCGACTTTCCAAGTGCTTTGTATACTTTGCCAGGTGTGATCAGTGTGGTGTGATCAGAGGCCCGCATCCAGTTTATTGCGGCGTGAACGTCGCGGTCGGTAATGGTTCGGCAGTGACAGATGATCATGTGATAACCCACACGGTTGCAATTGCGCAGGTTTATTCCTGACTAATAAAATCAGGAAAGTCAATCCTGACAATTTTGCTAAGCCAATCTGTCGCAGGCTTGCAGTGAGCTTTCGTCAAGCGAGGGCAGCATCTTCCAGCCGCAGTTGCACGGTCTGGCGGCCGCCCCAAGTGTTGATGTCGAGCCGTCCGGCCAGGTGGAAACGTGCGCCGCCATGTTGTTCCAAGGCCTGCCCGAGCGGCGTGTCAAAGGCCCCAAAAGCAATGGCATCAAGCGTGGGGCCGGTGCCGTCGCCAAAGCGCAATTTCAGGTGGCTGTCGCCGACGCGTTTGGCAAAACTAACACCTTGATCGGCAAAGGCGTAACGGGGGCCCGGCGCGCCTGCGCCGAAAGGGCCAGCGGCCTCAATCTGTTCGACAAGCTCGGTTGTGGCCCCGCCCGGCATCAGCAACCCGTCCAGTCGCAAATCAGCCGGGCCGGATTGGCCCGCGCCCTGTTTCGCCAGAAGCTTGGAGAGCCGGTCCATGGCGGCCTCAAGTTTTTCTCGTGCGACGGTCAGACCGGCGGCCATTTTGTGCCCGCCGCCTTTGATCAAAAGCCCCTCTGCGGCCAATTTCTGGATCGCATGTCCCAGATCGACGCCTGAGACTGAGCGCCCCGAACCTTTGCCTTCATCACCGTCGAAGCCTATGACAATGGCAGGGCGGTTGGTGGCCTCTTTCAGGCGTGAGGCGACGATGCCGACAACACCGGGATGCCAGCCGTCTCCGGCGGCCCAGACAAGCGGGGCCTCCAGCCCGCGCTCTTCGGCCTGATCCAGTGCAGCAGCGCGGACACCTGCTTCAACATCTTGCCGTTCTACATTGAGTTCGTTGAGTTTTTCGGCCAGAGACTTGGCTTCATGGAGGTCATTGCACGCCAGAAGACGCGCCCCCAGATCGGCGCGCCCAACACGTCCCCCGGCATTCACGCGCGGCCCAAAAACAAAGCCGAGGTGATAGGCATTGGGCGCAGCATCAAGCCGAGCCACATCGGACAGCGCCACAAGCCCCGGGCGGGCGCGGTTGGCCATCACGGACAGACCTGTGCGCACAAAGGCGCGGTTCACATCGCGCAGCGGGGCTACATCTGCGACCGTTGCCAGCGCCACGAGGTCGAGCATGGCCATGAGGTCGGGGCCTCGCTTGCCTGCCTCACGCAGTTGGCGGCCGGCCTCGACCAGCATAAGAAACACGACAGCCGCAGCGCAGAGATGCGCCAGTTCGCCGCTCTCGTCTTGGCGGTTGGGGTTCACCACGGCCAAAGCGGGCGGCAGGGTTTCACCTCCCAGATGGTGATCCAGCACGATCACGTCCGCGCCCTTTGCCGCGGCCAGTGCATCGTGGCTGAGCGTGCCGCAATCAACGCAGAGGATCAGGTCATGCGCCGCCGCAAGTTCGGCCATGGCCGGGGCATTGGGGCCATAGCCTTCGTCGATGCGGTCCGGCACATAGAGGGTAGCGGCGCGCCCCATCTGACGCAGCCAGTCGATCAGCAGTGCTGCCGAGGATCCGCCATCGACATCATAATCGGCGAATACAGCGATTTTTTCTTTTGCATCCACAGCCTGCAAAAACCGCGCAGCGGCAGCTTCCATATCTTTCAAACTGCGCGGATCAGGCATCAGGTCGCGCAGCTTGGGCGCAAGATAAGCCTCCGCTGCGTCGCTGGAGACACCAAGGCGGCTCAGGGTTTGGCACAAAGCGCGGGGCAGGGCGGTGGCCTGCGCCATGGCCTCGGCCAGCCGGTCTGTCTCGGGAGAGGGGCCGACCCATTGTCGGCCCGTCAGGGAAGAGGTGACGCCGAGAAAGCCGGTCACGCGACCGGGTGGCGGCAGGTCATGACACGGCGTTCTCCGGTGGACGAACGCAGGAGAAGCGTTTGTGTCTCAACATACCCCGCACCGGGCTTCAAACCGGCCACAAGTGAGCCTTGCGTGACACCAGTGGCGGCAAAAATGACATCGGACGAAACCAACTCATCGCGGCTATAGAC
This window harbors:
- a CDS encoding NTP transferase domain-containing protein encodes the protein MTHLEASGAGPAASLCAALAGPVGPPLLVTTADHPLLSAEIITHFVTAAQSSGADLCVGFARRGVIETKFPDTRRTYLPIGARDLSSCNLFYVANPTAKRVLDLWQTVESERKHPWRMARRLGLWFLLRLFLMRRSEAQVFSLLSKRLGAYVQPVILPFADAAVDVDTPDDLTLMRGIFEGRR
- a CDS encoding lipopolysaccharide biosynthesis protein, which codes for MVETQQQRSAGEEKPPELVSPVRRALKNAGWLLAGKGLGGVFSLIYMGLVARSLGIEQFGIFALILSYIQAIAALAKFESWQTVIRYGAQHLEQQEPQKLRRIMNFSTALDLGSALVGTAIGVAGVYIIGPQLGWNEGDQTIAAYACVFLLFNIRGTPLGILRLFDRFDIAAFAEAVLPSVRLVGALIAWAIGASVFSYLLVWVIAELVTAVALWWSALRELRAKNEEVFKASVFDVVGVRAENPGVWKFAWTTNLDFSLKQVWKHLPVLAVGWWVDAVAAGGFRIATNLVNAVGKPSTLLSWAIFPELAKLKVTEPGQIGMVVRKTSIASALVGVVALLLTILFGKQALWALGGDGYDFAYPVLIILAVATVIELCGMTLESAIVALGFPEAMLTIRSIIAATYAGLLATMVPAFGIFGAGFTAIIASALLLVLILFKFRAIARSVT
- a CDS encoding aspartyl/asparaginyl beta-hydroxylase domain-containing protein, whose amino-acid sequence is MNAEQPIKPEGLNKTKRKVVKRLGKRIMRWVADFQSRQSLVPDTPFIDPALFPFLQEFEEQSDAILTELRGILEHREAIPGFEQVSPDQYRIAVAKQWKTFVLYGFGEALPKNCKSAPVTAELLGRTPNIQTAWFSILAPGYHIPAHTGVTKGIVRAHLGLIIPQEREKCRIRVDQEYRAWEKGKIIVLDDTYEHEVWNDTDEERVVLLFDFDRPMKWRARVLNKLLMRALKMTAFYQEPRKNLADFESRFEAATQRADKTLESLSD
- a CDS encoding adenylate/guanylate cyclase domain-containing protein; this translates as MRKSSKGLLRTYLGDGPSEAVWNGTIKRGERTTIEAVVMFCDLRGFTAMSDSSSQEQVFEALNGYFDLVVQSVEENGGDVLKFIGDGILSIFPISDPADRAKQCRNAARAAQDAMAGLAALNLNRNEAGQPSLDFGVGIDAGRVSYGNIGSPGRLDFTVLGGAVNIASRIEGLTKTTGSRILATTVVAAATPDLFSSCGPFEIRGLADPIELFTPIEPSN
- a CDS encoding DUF3095 domain-containing protein, which produces MTEFSFYDGLPKFTDFADMSDEGHYSSLPDDWWIGTSDVKGSTEAVQNGKYKTVNMVGAAVISAQINVHSGACFPYIFGGDGASFAVPPSWKDRASDALAAVKLWAQEEFEMHLRVGMVPVSHIRAAGFDVKVARFQASEGVDYAMFTGGGLNWAETQMKAGKHSVPEANEGAQPDLTGLSCRWSHMPSKNGVILSMIVMPHDDVPWPTFTEFVSRVLDRTNRLESFGHPSAKEGPGVSWPPAGATLEAHAQRGTGSLGKARRKALFESFVAWVLIKTGLKVGGFDARRYRRIVGENADFRKFEDGLKMTLDCDTETEADLRSLLEEAAKDGIIHFGLHTQSEAMLTCIVPSIMEDNHVHFVDGASGGYTAASRFLKV
- a CDS encoding Crp/Fnr family transcriptional regulator, with the protein product MESITTHHIIEAVGWLAVAFKLATFSMNSMIWLRVLVILSSVCFIIYSAVFQIWPLLAIEVILLAINAYRLYELIALRRLVTHMTDESEADFSAAMAYGKRRDIEAGDVLFEKGDAVDCMYYLAEGLVEIEGQNVTVPAGNIFGEMAFFNSSAERMATVRCVEDTVVYEVNEKRFTRLQYEDPKFAMSVMRLVTKRLVANAAQTQEA